The Leisingera daeponensis DSM 23529 genome includes the window TTTGCTTGTGTGGTGCTGGCGCAAGCCTCGATGGCCGGGGCGGCAGAGCTGCTGCGGGAGAAGACAGAGGTGCCGGTTCTGGCCTCGCCGGAGATTGCGATGCGGGCGCTGCTGCGGGACGGGTAACGCCCCCAGGCGGGGCGCGCAAAAACCGCCGGCCAAGGCCACTGCCCTGCCGGTGTGTCTGTTCCGTATTTGCCTGTTGCCATGTTCCGGTTCAGCGAAGGCGTTAAGGACTGGCGGCGCCGCCAGAATGGCGGAGATGGACGGGCGTATCCGCCCGCGTGCTAAACGTTGTCTCTGCACGGCCCCGCTGCCAGGCGGGAGTCCGGTTCCAAGGGAGCCGGGGAGCCAAGCCCCGGCGGGTGATCGCGACCGGGGCCAAGACTGCCACGGGCGGCTTAAGATCGGGTGAGAGCAGCGCACGCCGGAGGCGCAACACCCGCAGCCGCGCGCCCGCGGCTCCCGTTGCGCAGTGAGTATTTGAGGAAAGATGAAAGGCTGCTGCGCTTCATCTTTCCCCAAATACTCAAGATTCCAGCCGCGCAGCGGTCACGCCCGCAGATCCTTGGGCGAGCCCATCACCACATAGGTGGTGATTGCAGTGACATAGGGCGAGGTGCCGAGGATGTCGGTGTGGAACCGCTTGTAGCTCGGCAGGTCGGCGCATTCGACGCGCAGCAGGTATTCGATGGTGCCGGTGATATTGTGGCATTCGACCACCTCCGGCGCCGCCTGCATGGCGCGCTCGAAAGCTTCCTGCGCTTCCTTGGTGTGCTCCCCCAGGCCGACGCCGATATAGGTGGCAAACCCCACCCCCAGCTTCTGCCGGTCCAGCACCGCGCGGTAGCCGGTGATCACCCCCGCGCGCTCCAGCTCCTGCACCCGGCGCAGGCAGGCGGAGGGGGACAGGCCCACGCGCTCTGCCAGCTCAAGATTGCTGATGCGGCCGTCGCGAGTGAGTTCCTGCAATATCTGCTGGTTTATTTTGTCATTCTTCGCCATTGATTGCGAAAATAGACGCAAAACGCAGTTAAACGCAATTTCATTTGGCAGGTTTGGCGCAATGATTTTGCGCATGACTTATGAACTCCTCACCGCGCTGTCACTGTTTGCTTTTGTCTCCTCGATCACGCCGGGGCCGAACAACCTGATGCTGATGGCCTCCGGCGCCAATTTCGGCTTCCGCCGCACCATCCCGCATATGCTGGGGGTGGCGCTGGGGTTCGTGTTCATGGTGCTCTTGGTGGGGGCCGGGCTGGTGCAGGTGTTTGATGCCTTCCCGGTCAGCTACATCGTGCTGAAGGTGGTGTCGGTCGCCTATCTGCTGTGGCTCGCCTGGAAAATCGCCCATGCCGCACCGGTGAAGGCGAAGGGGGCTGAGGGGCGTCCGATGACGTTTCTGCAGGCGGCGGCGTTTCAATGGGTGAACCCCAAGGCCTGGGCGATGGCCCTGACGGCGATCAGCGCCTATACGCCCGATCAGACTCTGGCGGCGATCGTGCTGGTGGGTGTGGTGTTTGGCGCCATCAACCTGCCCTCGGTCGGCTCCTGGACGGTGCTGGGCCAGCAGATGGCGCGGTTCCTGACCAGCCCGCGCCGCCTGGTGCTGTTCAACTGGACCATGGCAGCGCTGCTGGTGGCCTCGCTGTATCCGGTGATCTGGCCGCAATGATGCGGGGCGGCCCCCTGCCCGGCCCGTTGTGCTTGGCGGTGCCTGCCGCGGCCGCGCGGTGGCAGCCTCTGGCGCCCGGGCCGGTGATCCCGGCTCTTGCTGAGTTGCATCTTGCGGCGCAGAAGGCCATATAGCTGCAAACCTGCAGAGCAGAGGCAACATGACCCAGTATCTGGAATTCGAAAAACCGCTGGCCGAAATCGAGGGCAAGGCGGAAGAGCTGCGGGCGCTGGCGCGCGCGAATGAGGAAATGGATGTGGCGGATGAGGCCAAGGCGCTGGACGCCAAGGCGGCGCAGCTGCTGAAGGACCTCTACAAGAACCTGACGCCCTGGCGCAAATGCCAGGTGGCGCGCCATCCCGAACGCCCTCATTGCAAGGATTACATCGAGGCGCTGTTCACCGAGTACACGCCGCTGGCCGGCGACCGGAACTTTGCCGATGACCTGGCAGTGATGGGCGGGCTGGCCCGGTTCAACGACCAGCCGGTGATGGTGATCGGCCATGAGAAGGGCAGCGACACCAAATCCCGGATCGAGCGCAATTTCGGCATGGCCCGTCCCGAGGGCTACCGCAAAGCGGTGCGGCTGATGGAGATGGCCAGCCGGTTCAAGCTGCCGGTGATCACCCTGGTGGACACGGCCGGCGCCTACCCCGGCAAAGGCGCCGAGGAACGCGGCCAGTCGGAAGCCATCGCGCGCTCGACCGAGATGTGCCTGAAGATCGGCGTGCCGCTGATCTCGGTGATCATCGGCGAAGGCGGCTCTGGCGGCGCGGTGGCCTTTGCCACGGCGAACCGGGTGGCGATGCTGGAGCATTCGATCTACTCCGTCATCAGCCCCGAAGGCTGCGCCTCGATCCTGTGGAAGGATGCGGAGAAGATGCGCGAAGCGGCGGAGGCGCTGCGGCTGACGGCGCAGGATCTGAACAAGCTGGGCGTCAACGACCGGATCATCCCGGAACCGCTGGGCGGCGCGCACCGTGATCCCAAGGCGGCGATCAAGGCTGTGGGCGGCGCCATCCAGGAGATGCTGGACGAGCTGAAGGACAAGGACGCAGCCGCGCTGGTCAAGGACCGGCGCCAGAAGTTCCTGGACATCGGCTCCAAAGGGCTGGCGGCGTAACGGCCTGGACGGTCTGTTGAATTTGAAAGCCCGGCCGCTGTGCCGGGCTTTGCCGTTTCAGGGCACGGCCGCCGCCACGGCAGGGGCGCGGGAACAAATCCGGGTTTGGCGCATTGAGTCAGGGAGAGCCCTCCCTTTGCCCAGCCGGGATTTGATGCCATGACAACCGACAGCTTTTTCAATGACGCCCGCCGCAAGCGCCTGCAGGATGTGGACCCGGAGGACTTCGCCTGGGCAGTGCCGATCATGCGAGCCGGATATGCGGGACGCGCGCTGGTCTATCTGGCCGTGGCCGGAGTGTCGCTGCGCTCAATCTGGCAGGGCGGCGAGGCCAAGGGCACGGCGGAGGCGCTGGAATGGCTGCAGGGCGGCTGGGGCACGGCGGTTATCATCCTCATCACCATCGGCCTGTTTGCCTATGCGGTCTGGCGCATGGTGGACAGTTTCTGGGATCTCGAAGCCTATGGAAGCGGCGCGAAGGGGCTGATCGCGCGCGCCGGGATGATTGTGACCGGGCTGATCCATCTGGGTCTTGGCATACTGACGCTGTCGGTTCTGACCGGCTCTGGCGACGCCTCGGAAGGCGGCGGCGGCGGCCTGGGCGGGTATTTCAGCAGTGCTGCCGGGCAGACCGTGCTGGCCGTGGCGGGCATCGTGACGATTGGGGCCGGCGGCTATTACATCCGCAAGGCGTGGAAAGAATCCTATCGCAACCACCTGCGGGCCAATCCTGTTACCCTGCATCTGAACACCGCCCTGAAGGCCGGGCTGGCGGCGCATGGGGTGGTGATTGCCATTATCGGGGGACTGCTTCTGCAGGCGGCCCTGTCCGCCTCCGGCACGCCTGAGGCCGGTATCGGAACCGCGTTCGACTGGCTGCATGACAAGGTATATGGCCGTATCCTGGTGACCGTGCTTTGCGTTGGCCTGCTGGGGTTCGCCCTGTTCTGCTTGGTCAATGCGCTGTACCGGATCGTTCCGAAAGCCTCGGACAGCGCAACCGAAACCCTGCGCGCGGCGCTGGACAAAAGCTGAGGCCCGCACCTAGCCTGCCAGCAACCGAAGCCCCTGGGTGACGTCGGAACGCACGGCCAGACGCAGGCCCGGTTCATCCCCAGCCTTAAGCGCCGCGATGATCAGCCGGTGGTTCTGCGGCGGGTCGGTGCGGCGCAGGCGGCCGTACAGCGCCCGCATGGTGGGGCCGAGCTGCAGCCAGACGGTTTCCGCCATCGCCAGCATCGCCGGCGCCTGGGCGCGCAGGTAGAGGGTGCGGTGGAACTCCAGATTGGTCCGGATATAGCCGACCGCATCGCGTTTCGAGACCATCTCCGCCACAGTCGTGTTGATCATCTGCAGCCGGTCGATCAGCGCGATATGCGCGCGCGGCAGGGCGCGGCTGGCCAGTTCAACCTCCAGCAGGGCACGCAGGGCGGCGAGCTCCTCGATCCGCTCGTTGC containing:
- a CDS encoding Lrp/AsnC family transcriptional regulator — translated: MAKNDKINQQILQELTRDGRISNLELAERVGLSPSACLRRVQELERAGVITGYRAVLDRQKLGVGFATYIGVGLGEHTKEAQEAFERAMQAAPEVVECHNITGTIEYLLRVECADLPSYKRFHTDILGTSPYVTAITTYVVMGSPKDLRA
- a CDS encoding LysE family translocator translates to MTYELLTALSLFAFVSSITPGPNNLMLMASGANFGFRRTIPHMLGVALGFVFMVLLVGAGLVQVFDAFPVSYIVLKVVSVAYLLWLAWKIAHAAPVKAKGAEGRPMTFLQAAAFQWVNPKAWAMALTAISAYTPDQTLAAIVLVGVVFGAINLPSVGSWTVLGQQMARFLTSPRRLVLFNWTMAALLVASLYPVIWPQ
- a CDS encoding acetyl-CoA carboxylase carboxyltransferase subunit alpha produces the protein MTQYLEFEKPLAEIEGKAEELRALARANEEMDVADEAKALDAKAAQLLKDLYKNLTPWRKCQVARHPERPHCKDYIEALFTEYTPLAGDRNFADDLAVMGGLARFNDQPVMVIGHEKGSDTKSRIERNFGMARPEGYRKAVRLMEMASRFKLPVITLVDTAGAYPGKGAEERGQSEAIARSTEMCLKIGVPLISVIIGEGGSGGAVAFATANRVAMLEHSIYSVISPEGCASILWKDAEKMREAAEALRLTAQDLNKLGVNDRIIPEPLGGAHRDPKAAIKAVGGAIQEMLDELKDKDAAALVKDRRQKFLDIGSKGLAA
- a CDS encoding DUF1206 domain-containing protein, which encodes MTTDSFFNDARRKRLQDVDPEDFAWAVPIMRAGYAGRALVYLAVAGVSLRSIWQGGEAKGTAEALEWLQGGWGTAVIILITIGLFAYAVWRMVDSFWDLEAYGSGAKGLIARAGMIVTGLIHLGLGILTLSVLTGSGDASEGGGGGLGGYFSSAAGQTVLAVAGIVTIGAGGYYIRKAWKESYRNHLRANPVTLHLNTALKAGLAAHGVVIAIIGGLLLQAALSASGTPEAGIGTAFDWLHDKVYGRILVTVLCVGLLGFALFCLVNALYRIVPKASDSATETLRAALDKS
- a CDS encoding GntR family transcriptional regulator, giving the protein MNLTARSSQDAASASVPAHDRVYRSLRTRIMHGEITPGAALTLRGIGREFEVSMTPAREAVRRLAAEGALFLSSSGRVSTPELSNERIEELAALRALLEVELASRALPRAHIALIDRLQMINTTVAEMVSKRDAVGYIRTNLEFHRTLYLRAQAPAMLAMAETVWLQLGPTMRALYGRLRRTDPPQNHRLIIAALKAGDEPGLRLAVRSDVTQGLRLLAG